Proteins found in one Streptococcus iniae genomic segment:
- a CDS encoding ABC-F family ATP-binding cassette domain-containing protein has product MSDFIVEKLNKSVGDKTVFKDISFIVHDFDRIGIIGVNGTGKTTLLDVLSERLGFDGDISPILKANEFRISYLTQDPDFDDQETVLDTVLSADLPEMKLIRHYELLLRDYSEANQEKLEKVMSEMDRLDVWSVESDVKTVLSKLGITQLDQKVGQLSGGLRRRVQLAQVLLGKSDLLLLDEPTNHLDIDTIAWLTNYLKSSKRTVMFITHDRYFLDGLATRIFELDNASLNEYQGNYQDYVRLKAEQDERDAANLHKKKQLYKQELAWMRRQPQARATKQQARINRFHDLKGQVHVDNSQEELDINFETSRIGKKVIHFEKVGFSYDEKKPLIKDFDLIIQNKDRIGIVGDNGVGKSTLLQLITGDVVAQSGQVIVGETIRIAYFSQQIRDMDDNKRVINYLQEVADEVKTTVGTTSISELLEQFLFPRSSHGSLIGKLSGGEKKRLYLLKLLIEKPNVLLLDEPTNDLDIATLTVLENFLQGFAGPVITVSHDRYFLDKVATKILAFEDGGITEFYGNYSDYLEEVAFQKEHQNVTDKQVESQHLESSQPAAVVNKKRMSYLEKQEWACIEEELAELELSLGLLEEEMLTCASDYGKLAELQRQLDAINQSILDKYERYDYLSELEE; this is encoded by the coding sequence TTGAGTGATTTTATTGTTGAAAAATTAAATAAGTCTGTTGGTGATAAAACGGTTTTCAAAGACATTTCTTTTATTGTTCATGATTTTGACAGGATTGGTATTATTGGTGTTAATGGAACTGGAAAAACCACGCTTTTGGATGTTTTATCTGAACGTTTAGGTTTTGATGGAGATATTTCTCCCATTTTAAAAGCTAATGAGTTCCGTATTTCTTACTTGACGCAAGATCCTGATTTTGATGATCAAGAAACTGTTCTTGACACTGTTTTATCTGCTGATTTACCAGAAATGAAACTGATTCGTCATTATGAACTTTTATTACGCGATTACAGTGAGGCTAATCAGGAAAAGCTTGAAAAAGTGATGTCAGAAATGGATAGATTAGATGTATGGTCAGTTGAAAGTGATGTTAAGACGGTCTTATCTAAGTTGGGAATTACACAATTAGATCAAAAAGTTGGGCAATTGTCTGGAGGTCTAAGAAGACGGGTTCAATTAGCCCAGGTCTTGCTTGGCAAGTCTGATTTGCTTTTATTAGATGAACCAACAAACCATCTTGATATCGACACCATTGCCTGGTTAACCAATTACCTAAAGTCAAGCAAACGCACGGTAATGTTTATTACACATGATCGGTATTTTTTAGATGGATTAGCTACACGAATTTTTGAATTGGATAATGCATCATTAAATGAATATCAAGGGAATTATCAGGACTACGTGCGTTTAAAGGCTGAACAAGATGAACGAGATGCTGCAAATCTTCATAAGAAAAAGCAGCTTTATAAGCAAGAATTAGCTTGGATGAGAAGACAACCTCAAGCTAGAGCGACAAAGCAACAAGCTAGAATCAATCGTTTCCATGATTTGAAAGGTCAAGTGCATGTTGATAATAGTCAAGAAGAATTAGATATTAATTTTGAAACCAGTCGTATTGGTAAGAAGGTTATTCATTTTGAAAAAGTTGGATTTTCTTATGATGAGAAAAAGCCACTGATCAAAGATTTTGATTTGATTATTCAAAATAAGGATCGTATCGGTATTGTTGGTGATAATGGTGTTGGTAAATCAACACTTTTACAATTAATTACTGGAGATGTGGTTGCACAATCTGGGCAAGTGATTGTTGGTGAAACCATTCGTATTGCCTATTTTTCTCAACAAATTCGAGATATGGATGACAACAAAAGGGTTATCAATTATTTGCAAGAGGTTGCTGATGAAGTTAAAACAACTGTTGGAACAACTAGTATTAGTGAACTTCTTGAGCAATTTTTATTTCCAAGGTCAAGTCATGGCTCCTTAATTGGAAAGTTATCTGGCGGTGAGAAAAAACGGCTTTATCTTTTGAAACTGTTAATTGAAAAACCAAATGTTTTGCTTTTAGATGAGCCAACCAATGATTTGGATATTGCGACATTGACTGTTTTAGAAAACTTTCTTCAAGGTTTTGCTGGTCCAGTCATTACCGTAAGCCATGACCGTTATTTCTTAGATAAAGTGGCAACTAAAATATTGGCTTTTGAGGATGGTGGGATTACTGAATTCTATGGGAATTATAGTGATTATTTAGAAGAAGTTGCATTTCAAAAAGAGCATCAAAATGTAACAGATAAGCAAGTGGAAAGTCAACACCTTGAAAGTAGTCAGCCAGCTGCAGTGGTCAATAAAAAAAGAATGTCTTACTTAGAGAAACAAGAGTGGGCTTGTATTGAAGAAGAATTGGCAGAACTTGAATTATCCCTAGGCCTTTTGGAGGAAGAAATGTTGACATGTGCCAGTGATTATGGCAAGTTGGCAGAACTCCAGAGGCAATTAGATGCTATCAATCAATCTATTTTGGATAAGTATGAGCGTTACGACTATCTTAGCGAATTGGAGGAATAG
- a CDS encoding CCA tRNA nucleotidyltransferase codes for MRLKELPSEFQKALPIIKKIKDAGYEAYFVGGSVRDVLLSRPIHDVDIATSSYPQETKAIFPRTVDVGIEHGTVLVLEEDSEYEITTFRTEDVYVDYRRPSQVSFVRSLEEDLKRRDFTVNALALDDQGEIIDKFSGLEDIDAKLLRAVGKAEERFEEDALRIMRGFRFAATLNFSIEEKTFEAMCTHAPLLEKISVERSFIEFDQLMMAPFWKNGLQKFMEASAFDYLPGLHHKGFKLGHLMQVLPQWFRFETSAQAWANLILELEIPNPKAFLKVWKTSNEFQKEVQAILSVYQLRQENALDKRTLYQYGKGIAYLSEKLIEAKGLASDFAVIDKLYDELVIYDKHDIVVNGSYLIKHMKMTPGPELGQLLKKVELAIVDGMLANQVSEIEQFVIKELTY; via the coding sequence TCAGAAGGCTTTACCAATAATAAAAAAAATTAAAGATGCTGGCTATGAGGCATATTTTGTGGGAGGTAGTGTCAGGGATGTTCTCTTAAGTCGTCCCATACACGATGTTGATATTGCAACAAGTTCCTATCCACAAGAAACGAAAGCCATTTTTCCAAGAACAGTAGATGTTGGTATTGAACATGGCACAGTACTTGTTTTAGAGGAAGATTCTGAATATGAAATCACCACCTTTAGGACTGAGGATGTCTATGTAGATTACCGCCGTCCTAGTCAGGTTTCTTTTGTGCGCTCTTTGGAAGAAGATTTAAAAAGACGGGATTTTACGGTCAACGCTTTAGCTCTTGATGATCAAGGGGAAATCATTGATAAATTTAGTGGTTTAGAAGATATTGATGCTAAGCTTTTAAGGGCAGTTGGAAAAGCTGAGGAGCGTTTTGAGGAAGATGCCTTACGTATCATGCGTGGCTTTCGTTTTGCTGCCACTTTAAATTTTTCAATTGAAGAAAAGACTTTTGAAGCAATGTGTACTCATGCTCCGCTTTTAGAGAAAATTTCTGTTGAGAGGTCATTTATTGAATTTGATCAATTAATGATGGCTCCTTTTTGGAAAAACGGCTTGCAAAAGTTTATGGAAGCTTCAGCTTTTGATTATTTGCCAGGATTACATCACAAGGGCTTTAAGTTAGGCCATTTAATGCAAGTACTGCCACAATGGTTTAGGTTTGAAACCAGTGCACAGGCTTGGGCCAATCTTATTCTAGAATTAGAAATCCCAAATCCCAAGGCATTTTTGAAAGTTTGGAAAACTTCCAATGAATTTCAAAAAGAAGTACAAGCTATTTTAAGTGTTTATCAGTTACGGCAAGAAAATGCATTAGATAAACGAACTCTTTACCAATATGGTAAAGGTATTGCTTACCTCAGTGAAAAACTTATTGAGGCTAAGGGATTAGCAAGTGATTTTGCTGTTATTGACAAACTTTATGATGAACTTGTTATTTATGATAAACATGATATTGTTGTGAATGGTTCCTATCTCATTAAACACATGAAGATGACACCAGGTCCTGAGTTGGGCCAACTCTTAAAAAAAGTTGAGTTAGCTATTGTTGATGGGATGTTAGCCAACCAAGTGTCTGAGATTGAACAATTTGTAATCAAGGAGTTGACCTATTGA
- a CDS encoding GNAT family N-acetyltransferase translates to MPIRLIKASDNHVIARIIRQSLKAVGLDQPGTAYSDPQLDNLYEYYQGLSNAAYFVYEEDNQVLAGAGFGPVDASICELQKCYVDASYRRQGIAKLLLMHVESAAKESGYQSLYLESSSLLKEAVYFYQSIGFRRLEQALSNDQNHHLMDVWMIKEFKK, encoded by the coding sequence ATGCCGATACGTCTGATTAAAGCGAGTGATAATCATGTCATTGCAAGAATTATTCGCCAGTCTTTGAAAGCAGTTGGGCTTGATCAGCCAGGGACTGCATATAGTGATCCTCAGTTAGATAACTTATATGAGTACTATCAAGGATTGTCAAATGCTGCTTATTTTGTTTACGAAGAAGATAATCAGGTACTTGCAGGTGCTGGTTTTGGTCCTGTTGATGCTTCCATTTGTGAATTGCAAAAGTGCTATGTTGATGCTAGTTATCGTCGCCAAGGCATTGCAAAACTGTTACTGATGCATGTGGAGTCGGCTGCTAAGGAATCTGGTTATCAATCCTTGTATCTAGAAAGTTCATCACTTTTGAAAGAAGCTGTTTACTTTTATCAGTCTATTGGATTTAGGAGACTTGAGCAAGCGCTATCTAATGATCAAAATCATCACTTGATGGATGTTTGGATGATTAAAGAATTCAAAAAATAA
- a CDS encoding ABC transporter ATP-binding protein, whose translation MGLIWSYLKTKKKWLFLDIVGALFFVLVNLGLPTVLAKMIDQGVVQKQESALYFWTAIMFLIVFLGVLGRLLLSYASSRLTTTMIKELRNDMYQRLQDYSHTEYEKIGVSSLVTRITNDAFVLMQFAEMSLRLGVVTPLMMLFSVVMILVTSPSLAWIVAVSMPFLVFVVIYVALKTKPLSEKQQENLDKINQLVRENLTGLRVIRAFSRESFQEERFNQQNQEYSGISKRLFILTGLTEPLFVQIIIAMIVAIVWFALDPLNKGQFKIGDLVAFIEYSFHALFSFLMFANLFTMYPRMAVSSHRINEVLDMPLSISKNEDGITKSDSQGYLEFDNVTFAYPGETENPVLNNISFKTKPGETIAFIGSTGSGKSSLVNLIPRFYDVTFGKIIVDGIDVRDYNLKALRSKIGFIPQKALLFTGTIEENIKYGKNDASRSELDQASDVSQAKEFIESREEGYDSHLAEGGNNLSGGQKQRLSIARAVVKQPDIYIFDDSFSALDYKTDAELRKRLKEVTQNATVLIVAQRVGTIMDADHIIVLDEGEIVGRGTHEELLKNNAIYREIASSQLNKKSEGKELD comes from the coding sequence ATGGGCTTAATTTGGTCGTATTTAAAAACAAAGAAAAAATGGCTTTTCTTAGATATTGTCGGTGCCTTGTTTTTTGTTTTGGTCAACCTTGGTTTGCCAACAGTCTTAGCAAAAATGATTGATCAAGGAGTTGTTCAAAAACAAGAAAGTGCCTTGTATTTTTGGACAGCTATCATGTTTTTGATTGTATTTTTAGGGGTACTAGGACGGCTTCTTCTGTCATATGCTTCAAGTCGTTTAACAACGACCATGATAAAAGAATTGCGTAATGACATGTACCAACGCTTACAGGATTATTCCCACACGGAGTATGAGAAAATAGGGGTGTCATCTTTAGTGACAAGGATAACCAATGATGCTTTTGTTTTAATGCAATTTGCTGAAATGTCTTTGAGGCTTGGTGTTGTAACCCCCTTAATGATGCTTTTTTCAGTTGTCATGATTTTGGTTACAAGTCCTTCATTAGCATGGATTGTTGCAGTTTCAATGCCATTTTTAGTCTTTGTAGTTATTTATGTGGCACTTAAAACCAAACCACTTTCTGAGAAGCAACAAGAAAATTTGGACAAAATTAATCAGTTGGTTAGGGAAAATTTAACTGGTTTGCGCGTGATTAGAGCTTTTTCAAGAGAATCTTTCCAAGAAGAACGTTTTAATCAGCAAAATCAAGAGTATTCTGGTATATCAAAACGACTCTTTATATTAACAGGGCTAACAGAACCTTTATTTGTTCAAATTATCATTGCGATGATAGTGGCCATTGTATGGTTCGCTCTAGATCCTCTTAATAAAGGTCAGTTTAAAATTGGGGATTTGGTTGCTTTTATTGAATACAGTTTTCATGCGCTATTTTCTTTTTTAATGTTTGCTAATCTTTTTACCATGTATCCAAGGATGGCTGTTTCAAGTCATAGAATTAATGAAGTTCTTGACATGCCATTGTCTATCTCAAAAAATGAAGATGGCATTACAAAAAGTGATTCTCAGGGCTATTTGGAATTTGATAATGTAACCTTTGCTTATCCAGGAGAGACAGAAAATCCTGTCTTAAATAACATTTCATTTAAAACAAAACCAGGGGAAACCATAGCATTTATAGGATCAACAGGGTCTGGCAAGTCATCACTTGTTAACCTGATTCCTCGATTTTATGATGTTACCTTTGGTAAAATCATAGTTGATGGGATTGATGTCAGAGATTACAACCTTAAAGCCTTACGTTCTAAAATTGGTTTTATCCCTCAAAAAGCTCTGCTATTCACAGGGACCATCGAAGAAAATATCAAATACGGCAAAAATGATGCTAGTCGTTCAGAACTGGATCAAGCATCGGACGTTTCTCAAGCTAAAGAGTTTATAGAAAGTCGTGAAGAGGGCTATGATAGCCATTTAGCTGAGGGGGGCAACAATCTCTCAGGAGGCCAAAAGCAAAGACTTTCAATTGCCCGGGCAGTTGTCAAACAGCCAGATATTTATATTTTTGATGATTCATTTTCTGCTTTGGATTATAAAACTGACGCTGAATTACGGAAACGTTTAAAAGAAGTTACTCAAAACGCAACTGTTTTAATTGTGGCGCAACGCGTTGGAACAATTATGGATGCTGATCACATTATTGTTCTTGATGAAGGAGAAATTGTTGGTCGTGGAACTCACGAAGAATTATTAAAAAATAATGCCATTTACCGTGAGATTGCAAGTTCGCAACTTAATAAAAAGAGTGAAGGAAAGGAGCTTGATTAA
- the gdhA gene encoding NADP-specific glutamate dehydrogenase produces the protein MAKGREYVNSVFEKVKQDNPHETEFLQAVEEVFQSLVPVFDKYPKYIEENILERLVEPERVVSFRVPWVDDKGCVQVNRGYRVQFSSAIGPYKGGLRFHPTVNQSIVKFLGFEQIFKNALTGQPIGGGKGGSNFNPKGKSDSEVMRFTQSFMTELQKYIGPDMDVPAGDIGVGGREIGYMYGQYKRLKGYQNGVLTGKGLDYGGSLARTEATGYGLVYFAQEMLAAKGLKLQGKTAIVSGSGNVAIYASQKLNELGAKVLAVSDSSGYIYDSEGINLETLKDIKEVKRERVSAYLEKHPKAQFIAADQGSIWSIKADLAFPCATQNELNEEHAKQLIANGLIAVAEGANMPSTLKAIENFQKAGVLFGPAKAANAGGVAVSALEMAQNSSRLAWTFEEVDAKLFDIMKDIYEQSAQAAKEFGHEGDLVMGSNIAGFLKVAKAMSAQGVV, from the coding sequence ATGGCAAAAGGAAGAGAATATGTAAACAGTGTTTTTGAAAAAGTAAAGCAGGATAATCCCCATGAGACAGAATTTTTACAAGCAGTAGAGGAAGTTTTCCAGTCACTTGTTCCAGTATTTGATAAGTATCCAAAATACATAGAAGAAAATATTTTAGAACGCTTAGTGGAACCAGAACGGGTTGTTTCATTTCGAGTTCCGTGGGTTGATGACAAGGGTTGCGTTCAAGTGAATCGTGGTTACCGTGTTCAATTTTCATCAGCAATTGGCCCCTATAAAGGGGGGCTGAGATTTCATCCGACGGTTAACCAATCAATTGTTAAGTTTTTAGGATTTGAACAAATTTTTAAAAATGCACTGACTGGTCAACCAATTGGTGGTGGTAAAGGTGGCTCAAATTTTAATCCCAAAGGGAAATCTGATTCAGAAGTCATGCGTTTCACACAAAGTTTTATGACGGAACTTCAAAAGTACATCGGCCCTGATATGGATGTTCCGGCTGGAGATATTGGTGTTGGAGGGCGTGAAATTGGCTACATGTATGGCCAATATAAGCGCCTTAAAGGCTATCAAAATGGTGTTCTAACGGGTAAAGGACTTGATTACGGAGGTTCTTTGGCACGCACAGAAGCAACTGGTTATGGTCTTGTTTATTTTGCCCAAGAGATGCTTGCTGCAAAAGGCTTAAAATTACAAGGAAAAACAGCAATTGTTTCTGGATCTGGAAATGTTGCTATCTATGCCAGTCAAAAATTAAATGAGTTAGGGGCAAAAGTTCTAGCAGTATCCGATTCATCTGGTTACATTTATGATTCTGAAGGCATTAACCTGGAAACTCTAAAAGACATCAAAGAAGTTAAGCGAGAACGTGTTTCAGCTTATCTCGAAAAGCATCCAAAAGCTCAGTTTATTGCTGCAGATCAGGGGTCTATTTGGTCGATTAAGGCTGATTTAGCCTTTCCGTGTGCAACACAAAATGAGCTTAATGAAGAGCATGCGAAACAATTAATTGCAAATGGCCTTATTGCAGTGGCAGAAGGGGCCAATATGCCATCTACACTTAAAGCGATAGAAAACTTCCAAAAAGCTGGTGTCTTATTTGGACCGGCTAAAGCCGCAAATGCAGGTGGAGTAGCCGTATCAGCATTAGAAATGGCCCAAAATAGTAGTAGATTAGCTTGGACATTTGAAGAAGTTGATGCAAAATTGTTTGATATAATGAAAGATATTTATGAACAATCTGCTCAAGCAGCTAAAGAGTTTGGGCATGAAGGAGATTTAGTGATGGGGTCTAATATAGCTGGATTCTTAAAAGTCGCTAAGGCAATGTCTGCTCAAGGAGTTGTTTAA
- a CDS encoding ABC transporter ATP-binding protein, with protein sequence MTGKHLLNRLWSYLRKYKFSLLAALFLKVMSAVMSALEPFVLGLAITEISKNLIDMARGVEGASINKSYIGLILVIYFIRALFFEIGSYGSNYFMTKTVQSSIKDLRNDLSRKINRIPVSYFDKHQFGDMLGRFTSDVETVSNALQQSFLQIVNAFLSIILAVSMAFYINVTLALVLVIAVPLIYLASQFILKKSQPYFKEQAKVLGEMNGFVQEKLSGFNVLKLYGREEASEAEFHDITNRLQAVGFKASFISGIMMPVVHFISDSIYMLIALIAGLQVLAGKLTIGNMQAFVQYTWQISQPIQTITQLAPVIQSAKSSLERIFSVLDEVDDFSETKVTLPRSLSGQVSFKNVTFSYDSSRELIKDFNLDVKPGEMIAIVGPTGAGKTTLINLLMRFYDVNHGVITVDGHDIRDLSRQYYRSQFGMVLQDAWLFEGTIKENLQFGNLAASEEDIINAAKTANVDHFISTLPGGYQMVMNQESSNISLGQKQLLTIARALLADPKILILDEATSSVDTRLELLIQKAMKRLMQGRTSFVIAHRLSTIQEADKILVLKDGQIIEQGTHESLLQGKGFYYNLYNSQFKKS encoded by the coding sequence ATGACTGGAAAACACTTATTAAACCGTCTTTGGAGCTACCTTAGGAAATACAAGTTTTCCTTACTAGCAGCTCTTTTTCTTAAAGTAATGAGTGCAGTAATGAGTGCCCTTGAGCCTTTTGTTCTTGGTTTAGCCATCACTGAAATTTCTAAAAATTTGATTGATATGGCAAGAGGTGTTGAAGGAGCTTCCATTAATAAGTCTTATATTGGACTTATTCTTGTGATTTATTTTATTCGTGCCTTATTCTTTGAAATTGGCTCATATGGTTCCAACTATTTCATGACAAAAACAGTTCAGTCAAGCATTAAGGATTTGAGAAACGATTTGAGCCGAAAAATTAACCGTATCCCGGTCTCTTATTTTGACAAGCATCAATTTGGAGATATGTTAGGACGTTTTACATCGGATGTGGAGACTGTTTCAAATGCTTTGCAACAGTCATTTCTACAGATTGTTAATGCCTTTTTATCTATTATTCTAGCAGTTTCAATGGCTTTTTATATTAACGTTACATTGGCCTTGGTATTGGTTATTGCTGTTCCTTTGATTTATCTAGCCAGTCAATTTATTTTGAAAAAGTCACAGCCATATTTTAAAGAGCAAGCTAAAGTTTTAGGAGAAATGAATGGTTTTGTCCAAGAAAAACTTTCAGGATTTAATGTTTTAAAACTTTATGGCCGTGAAGAGGCATCTGAAGCTGAATTTCATGATATTACCAATCGCTTGCAAGCCGTTGGTTTTAAAGCAAGCTTTATTTCTGGGATTATGATGCCAGTTGTTCACTTTATTTCAGATTCCATTTATATGCTTATCGCCTTAATTGCCGGTTTGCAAGTTCTTGCAGGAAAATTAACGATAGGTAATATGCAAGCCTTTGTGCAATACACTTGGCAAATTTCACAACCTATTCAAACCATTACGCAGTTAGCTCCAGTCATTCAATCTGCTAAATCTTCGTTAGAACGTATTTTTTCTGTTCTTGATGAAGTGGATGATTTCTCAGAAACTAAAGTAACTTTACCTCGCTCATTGTCAGGACAAGTGTCTTTTAAAAATGTTACTTTTTCATATGACAGCAGTAGAGAGTTGATTAAAGACTTTAACCTTGATGTTAAACCAGGAGAAATGATTGCTATTGTTGGTCCAACAGGTGCTGGTAAGACAACTTTGATTAACCTTTTGATGCGTTTTTATGATGTGAATCATGGTGTCATAACGGTTGATGGGCATGATATTCGTGATTTATCTCGTCAGTATTACCGTAGTCAATTTGGGATGGTCTTACAAGATGCTTGGCTCTTTGAGGGAACCATTAAAGAAAATCTTCAATTTGGAAATCTAGCTGCTAGTGAAGAAGATATTATTAATGCAGCAAAAACTGCTAATGTCGACCACTTTATTAGCACCCTTCCAGGTGGTTATCAAATGGTTATGAATCAGGAATCAAGTAATATTTCCCTTGGACAAAAGCAGTTATTAACAATAGCAAGGGCTCTGTTAGCAGATCCAAAAATTCTGATTTTAGATGAGGCTACCTCATCAGTGGACACGCGCTTAGAATTATTAATTCAAAAAGCTATGAAGCGCCTTATGCAAGGTAGAACAAGTTTTGTTATTGCTCATCGTTTATCAACCATTCAAGAGGCAGATAAAATCTTAGTGCTTAAAGATGGACAAATCATTGAACAAGGCACTCACGAGAGTCTCTTACAGGGTAAAGGGTTCTATTATAACCTCTATAATAGCCAATTCAAAAAATCATAA